In the genome of Candidatus Hydrogenedentota bacterium, the window GAAATGCCGCCACTGCGGACTGCCCATAAGCTGGGTGTATCCGGTGGTCGAGGGCCTCACGGGCTTCCTCTTCCTCGCGGCCTACTGGAAGTTCGGGTTCTCCCCCGCGACCCCGGTGTACATGCTCCTGTGCGCGGGGCTGGTGATTGTCACTTTTCAGGACCTTGCGGACTGGACAATCCCTAATGAAATCACCCTGCCGGGGATACCTCTGGGCATTGCCGTGGGCCTCGGGGGCATGCTGCTGGGCCCGGAAAGCGGCCTGCGTGTGACCAGCGTGTTTGACGCGCTGCTGGGCGCGCTGCTGGGCGGGGGAATCCTCTACGGTCTGGACCGGATCACGGTGCTGCTGCTGAAGAAACCGGGGATGGGCTTTGGCGACGTGAAACTGCTGGCCCTGATAGGCGCGTTTCTGGGCTGGCGCGGCGCATTGGGCACGCTGATGCTGGCCTCCGTCATCGGAAGTGTCGTGGGTCTCGGCATGATTGGCTGGTTCCGGATGCGGGGCGAAAAGGCGCAGACGCCCGACGCCGGCACGGACGCGCCGGATGCGGCGGATACGGCGGATACGGCGGGGAACAGCGATGAGGAGATTACCCTGGAGGGGCATTATCTTCCTTTCGGGCCCTATCTTGCCCTGGGGGGGCTGCTGTACCTCTTCTTCGGCGCCGAACTGATTGACTTGTACCTGAATCTCTTCCGTTCCACCGGCACCGTGCTGGTGATTCCGGAATAGGCCCGGAGGCGCCGGGATGTCCCCCTCCCCCTCGATCACGCGAATCGCCGTCCCCACCCCGTTCCCCGTGGGGGACGTGAATGTTTTCCTCTACCGGGGGCGCGAGGCGCTCACCCTGTTTGACGCGGCGGTGCGCACGGAGGATGCCTATGCTGCGCTGGTGGCCGGACTGGCCGAACATGGCGTGGCGGTCTGGGACCTGGAACGCATCATTCTCACCCACCACCATTTTGACCACATCGGGCTGCTCCGGCGCCTGATGGAGGAGTCGGGTGCGGAAACCTGCGGGCATCCGGACATTCTGGCGCAGTTGCAGTTGTCCTACGGCTACGATGACCGGCACCGGGTCTATCATGAGTCGTTGCTGGCCGAACTGGGCGTCCCCGCCGACCACACGGACCCCTTCATTCTGAGCCGGGACAGCCTGCGCAAATTCATTGACGTGTACACCCTGGACCGGCTGCTGCCCGACGGGGTGGTGGTGGATGGATTCACGGTGCATCATGTGCCGGGCCACTCGCCCACGGACACGCTTTTCGTGCACAGCTCCGGCGCGGCGGTCACCGGCGACCACATTCTGGAGAATGTG includes:
- a CDS encoding prepilin peptidase, producing MTLPETMQPLHGFFMIVAFVLGTMVGSFCNVCISRWPAGESVVRPRSRCPKCMNGIAWFDNIPLLSWLALGAKCRHCGLPISWVYPVVEGLTGFLFLAAYWKFGFSPATPVYMLLCAGLVIVTFQDLADWTIPNEITLPGIPLGIAVGLGGMLLGPESGLRVTSVFDALLGALLGGGILYGLDRITVLLLKKPGMGFGDVKLLALIGAFLGWRGALGTLMLASVIGSVVGLGMIGWFRMRGEKAQTPDAGTDAPDAADTADTAGNSDEEITLEGHYLPFGPYLALGGLLYLFFGAELIDLYLNLFRSTGTVLVIPE
- a CDS encoding MBL fold metallo-hydrolase, which codes for MSPSPSITRIAVPTPFPVGDVNVFLYRGREALTLFDAAVRTEDAYAALVAGLAEHGVAVWDLERIILTHHHFDHIGLLRRLMEESGAETCGHPDILAQLQLSYGYDDRHRVYHESLLAELGVPADHTDPFILSRDSLRKFIDVYTLDRLLPDGVVVDGFTVHHVPGHSPTDTLFVHSSGAAVTGDHILENVNPNPILRRPLPGHRRAKSLVEFQQSLRHTRSLGLTLCYPGHGAPFTDHHRVIDGILAQHERRNRRILSTITPQGFSAYDLARALYPAMTHQDLFFCLSVAVGQLELLESRGLLRQEHDADGVSRFYPAHAGGESPVDA